The DNA region GCAGAAAAATCACGGGCTTCCCTTGCGGATTTCCGGCTTCTTCCCAATAAATTTCGTGCAAGTCAGAGACTTTTAGTTTGCCGTGCCGGTAGGGTTGTATGGGGGGGTAGAGAGCTTTCATCGAAAAATTGGGTAGAAACCCCGTCCTTCTAGGGCGGCTTTATCTTAAAAGTTTAACGCAATCACAGAACTGACGCTATAATGTGAGGATGGATAAAGCCTATCGTTACCGTTTCTATCCGACCACCGAGCAAGAATTACTCTTGCGGCGGACAATGGGCTGTGTACGGCTCGTCTACAACAAGGCTTTGGCTGCTCGCACACAAAGCTGGTACGAACGACACGAGAGAATTGACTACGTTCAGACTTC from Oscillatoria sp. FACHB-1406 includes:
- a CDS encoding helix-turn-helix domain-containing protein, translated to MDKAYRYRFYPTTEQELLLRRTMGCVRLVYNKALAARTQSWYERHERIDYVQTS